A single region of the Streptomyces vilmorinianum genome encodes:
- a CDS encoding complex I subunit 4 family protein, with protein sequence MQFLLALIVAGPLVGAAAALLPPPPGLKGKSPDQAVLRHGVIVTGVILAAAIVLTLGFDHDQPSRMQASTDITWIPALDVRLHLGVDGISLPLLVMTALLTFLCALYSYFKMPAGPSPKAFVALLLVLESGTLATFAVLDLVLFFLAFEMVLIPMYFLIARWGGEGRQAAAWKFILFTLLGSVVMLLGLLLIGLKAGTFDMVALATDNGRGLTTSVQVIAVLAIGIGLAVKTPMWPLHSWLPDAHTAAPTVGSVLLAGVLLKMGTYGFVRIVLPIAPDGMRVFAPYLAAFAVAGIVYGSLACLALAKPGNKGDLKRLIAYSSVGHMGFVLLGIATMTPTGVNGALFANIAHGLITGLLFFLVGALKDRYGTADLDTLAGATGAALYGRAPRLGGLLAFAAVASLGLPGLAGFWGEMLALFGAFEPAAGLSRPAFLTFMAIGAFGTLLTAAYLLAVVRRVCMGGPRPSGETAIADIQGYEFAAWTPLVALTVLAGLWPAVLLGLTDPAVQKLLAGGNS encoded by the coding sequence ATGCAGTTCCTTCTCGCGTTGATCGTCGCCGGCCCGCTCGTCGGCGCCGCCGCCGCTCTCCTCCCGCCCCCGCCCGGGTTGAAGGGAAAGTCGCCCGACCAGGCCGTGCTCCGCCACGGCGTGATCGTGACCGGCGTGATCCTCGCCGCCGCGATCGTCCTCACCCTCGGCTTCGACCACGACCAGCCGTCGAGGATGCAGGCGAGCACGGACATCACGTGGATCCCCGCACTCGACGTGCGCCTCCACCTCGGTGTCGACGGCATTTCCCTCCCCCTCCTGGTCATGACCGCGCTGCTGACCTTCCTCTGCGCGCTCTACAGCTACTTCAAGATGCCTGCGGGCCCGTCCCCGAAGGCATTCGTCGCCCTGCTCCTCGTCCTCGAGTCCGGCACGCTCGCGACCTTCGCCGTCCTCGACCTCGTCCTGTTCTTCCTGGCCTTCGAGATGGTCCTCATCCCGATGTACTTCCTCATCGCCCGCTGGGGCGGCGAGGGCAGGCAGGCCGCCGCCTGGAAGTTCATCCTCTTCACGCTGCTCGGCTCGGTCGTCATGCTGCTCGGCCTGCTCCTCATCGGACTGAAGGCCGGCACCTTCGACATGGTGGCACTGGCCACTGACAACGGCCGTGGACTGACCACATCCGTGCAGGTCATCGCCGTTCTCGCGATCGGCATCGGGCTCGCGGTGAAGACCCCGATGTGGCCGCTGCACAGCTGGCTCCCCGACGCCCACACCGCCGCCCCGACCGTCGGCTCGGTCCTCCTCGCCGGCGTGCTGCTGAAGATGGGCACGTACGGGTTCGTCCGCATCGTCCTGCCGATCGCCCCGGACGGCATGCGGGTCTTCGCCCCCTACCTCGCCGCCTTCGCCGTCGCCGGGATCGTCTACGGATCGCTCGCCTGCCTCGCCCTCGCGAAGCCCGGCAACAAGGGCGACCTCAAGCGCCTGATCGCGTACTCCTCCGTCGGCCACATGGGCTTCGTGCTCCTCGGCATCGCGACCATGACCCCCACCGGAGTCAACGGCGCGCTCTTCGCCAACATCGCCCACGGCCTCATCACCGGCCTCCTCTTCTTCCTGGTCGGCGCGCTCAAGGACCGGTACGGCACCGCCGACCTCGACACCCTCGCGGGCGCCACCGGCGCCGCCCTCTACGGCCGCGCCCCGCGCCTGGGAGGCCTGCTCGCCTTCGCCGCCGTCGCCTCCCTCGGACTGCCCGGCCTCGCCGGCTTCTGGGGCGAGATGCTGGCCCTGTTCGGCGCCTTCGAGCCGGCCGCGGGCCTCAGCCGCCCCGCGTTCCTCACCTTCATGGCGATCGGCGCCTTCGGCACCCTGCTCACCGCCGCGTACCTGCTCGCCGTCGTCCGCCGGGTCTGCATGGGCGGCCCCCGTCCCAGCGGTGAGACGGCGATCGCCGACATCCAGGGGTACGAGTTCGCCGCCTGGACCCCGCTCGTCGCCCTCACCGTCCTCGCCGGCCTGTGGCCCGCGGTCCTCCTCGGCCTCACCGATCCGGCCGTCCAGAAGCTCCTCGCGGGAGGGAACTCGTGA
- a CDS encoding NADH-quinone oxidoreductase subunit 5 family protein, with protein MTTTTLAVLVPLLPFLGSVAGLLLGRTAPGFVRPLAVLPTLAAAVLAAVVAARQGGGKPIEAATRLTPTGSVPIDLALDIDGFAALVAVLVGVVASCVQIYSTGYLRDDPRYPSYAALVSLFTSAMLLVVYSGDLMVLLVGWEIMGICSYFLVGHYWETREARSASLKAFLVTKLGDVPFLIGLFALAADAGTFRIDGILGAVAAGALDHPTVIALLLLAGVAGKSAQFPLHTWLPDAMAGPTPVSALIHAATMVAAGIYFVARLLPVFAASAAALTVLAVMAAVTMVGSALAALAQDDIKRVLAYSTIGQLGYMAGALAVGDRGAAVFHLLSHGAFKALLFLAAGAVIHAAGTNSLAAMSRMSGLTKRIPDAYWTMTVALLALAAIPPFAGFFSKDAVLVAAEHTALGDRTVAPAGAGWTVLVAGLLTALVTAAYAARLWLLAFRGRGAEAPDHGRQPVAMTTVLWVLAIPSLGFGLTVTYLDDWFDGHALTPTATTAVLGTGLALAGAVITYAVWRALAGKALARTPLAATVAHPDAEAGQVEAEALHLPHPAEDPADPGRVLLGPLHRHAATGFHLDALYAALFVRPVLAASSLVRFLDREVVDTYVSGAGTGTQWLGWLVRRAQTGNVQTYLSALLAGSVVLALAAVLVAAGA; from the coding sequence GTGACGACCACGACCCTCGCCGTCCTCGTCCCCCTCCTCCCGTTCCTCGGCTCCGTCGCCGGACTCCTCCTCGGCCGCACCGCCCCCGGCTTCGTCCGCCCCCTCGCGGTCCTCCCGACGCTCGCCGCCGCCGTCCTCGCCGCCGTCGTCGCCGCCCGCCAGGGCGGCGGCAAGCCCATCGAGGCCGCCACCCGGCTCACCCCCACCGGCTCGGTCCCCATCGACCTGGCCCTGGACATCGACGGCTTCGCCGCTCTCGTCGCCGTCCTCGTCGGCGTGGTCGCCTCCTGCGTGCAGATCTACTCGACCGGGTATCTGCGCGACGACCCGCGCTACCCCTCGTACGCCGCGCTTGTCTCCCTCTTCACCTCCGCGATGCTGCTCGTCGTCTACTCCGGCGACCTGATGGTGCTCCTGGTCGGCTGGGAGATCATGGGCATCTGCTCGTACTTCCTCGTCGGCCACTACTGGGAGACCCGCGAGGCACGGTCCGCCTCCCTCAAGGCCTTCCTGGTCACCAAGCTCGGAGACGTCCCCTTCCTGATCGGCCTGTTCGCGCTCGCCGCGGACGCGGGCACGTTCCGGATCGACGGGATCCTCGGCGCCGTCGCCGCGGGCGCCCTCGACCACCCCACCGTGATCGCCCTGCTGCTCCTCGCCGGTGTGGCGGGCAAGTCCGCGCAGTTCCCGCTGCACACCTGGCTCCCCGACGCGATGGCCGGCCCCACCCCCGTCTCCGCGCTCATCCACGCGGCGACGATGGTCGCCGCCGGTATCTACTTCGTGGCCCGCCTGCTGCCCGTCTTCGCCGCCTCCGCCGCGGCGCTGACCGTGCTCGCCGTGATGGCCGCCGTCACGATGGTCGGCTCGGCGCTCGCCGCGCTCGCCCAGGACGACATCAAGCGGGTCCTGGCCTACTCGACCATCGGCCAGCTCGGCTACATGGCGGGCGCCCTGGCCGTCGGCGACCGCGGGGCCGCCGTCTTCCACCTCCTGTCGCACGGCGCCTTCAAGGCGCTGCTCTTCCTCGCCGCCGGCGCGGTCATCCACGCCGCCGGTACGAACTCGCTCGCGGCCATGTCCCGGATGAGCGGCCTGACGAAGCGCATCCCCGACGCGTACTGGACGATGACCGTCGCCCTCCTCGCGCTCGCCGCGATCCCGCCCTTCGCCGGCTTCTTCTCCAAGGACGCCGTCCTCGTGGCCGCCGAGCACACCGCCCTCGGGGACCGCACCGTCGCCCCCGCCGGGGCCGGCTGGACCGTCCTCGTCGCCGGGCTGCTCACCGCCCTCGTCACCGCCGCCTACGCGGCCCGCCTGTGGCTGCTCGCCTTCCGGGGCCGGGGCGCCGAGGCGCCCGACCACGGCCGCCAGCCCGTCGCCATGACCACCGTCCTGTGGGTGCTCGCGATCCCCTCCCTCGGCTTCGGCCTGACGGTCACCTACCTCGACGACTGGTTCGACGGCCACGCCCTCACCCCGACCGCCACCACCGCGGTCCTGGGCACGGGTCTCGCCCTCGCCGGCGCCGTGATCACGTACGCGGTCTGGCGCGCCCTCGCGGGCAAGGCCCTCGCCCGCACCCCGCTGGCCGCGACCGTCGCCCACCCCGACGCCGAAGCGGGCCAGGTCGAGGCCGAGGCCCTGCACCTGCCGCACCCGGCGGAGGACCCGGCCGACCCCGGCCGCGTCCTGCTCGGCCCGCTGCACCGCCACGCCGCGACCGGCTTCCACCTGGACGCCCTCTACGCCGCCCTGTTCGTCCGCCCCGTCCTGGCCGCGTCCTCCCTGGTCCGCTTCCTGGACCGCGAGGTCGTCGACACCTACGTGAGCGGCGCGGGCACGGGCACTCAATGGCTCGGCTGGCTCGTCCGCCGCGCCCAGACCGGCAACGTGCAGACCTACCTCAGCGCCCTGCTCGCCGGCTCCGTCGTCCTGGCGCTCGCCGCCGTACTCGTCGCCGCCGGAGCGTGA
- the nuoK gene encoding NADH-quinone oxidoreductase subunit NuoK, with the protein MHLAYPAVLAALLFCVGLYGVLARRNAILVLMSVELMLNAVNLNLVAFDIWLRDTLHAGQALTLFTIAIAAAEIGIGLAIVLMVYRNRGTSDVDRLRDNAEHEPTTAPTETDEKAEATA; encoded by the coding sequence ATGCATCTCGCCTACCCCGCCGTCCTCGCCGCCCTGCTCTTCTGCGTCGGCCTCTACGGCGTCCTCGCCCGCCGCAACGCGATCCTGGTCCTGATGTCCGTCGAGCTGATGCTCAACGCCGTCAACCTCAACCTGGTCGCCTTCGACATCTGGCTCCGCGACACCCTGCACGCCGGCCAGGCGCTCACCCTCTTCACCATCGCCATCGCCGCCGCGGAGATCGGCATCGGTCTCGCGATCGTCCTGATGGTCTACCGCAACCGCGGCACCTCGGACGTCGACCGCCTCCGCGACAACGCCGAGCACGAACCGACCACCGCACCGACCGAGACCGACGAGAAGGCCGAGGCCACCGCGTGA
- a CDS encoding NADH-quinone oxidoreductase subunit J family protein: MNLAAATPGFLSPSGVEIAFLLVGLATLGAAVVTVTTKQLVHAALWLVVTLGGLAVAYLLLTAEFIAWVQVLIYVGSVVVLLLFGLMLTRAPIGRSPDADSGNRPAALVVALAAAAALVWVVVDAFRTTWIDLDGPAQGSTKVTGEILFRHWVLPFEALSVLLLAALVGAIVLSRKNAKEARD, from the coding sequence GTGAACCTCGCCGCAGCCACCCCCGGCTTCCTCTCGCCCTCCGGCGTCGAGATCGCCTTCCTCCTCGTCGGCCTCGCCACCCTCGGCGCGGCCGTCGTCACCGTCACCACCAAGCAGCTCGTCCACGCCGCGCTCTGGCTCGTCGTGACGCTCGGCGGCCTCGCCGTCGCCTATCTGCTCCTCACCGCCGAGTTCATCGCCTGGGTCCAGGTGCTGATCTACGTCGGTTCCGTCGTCGTCCTCCTCCTCTTCGGCCTCATGCTCACCAGGGCCCCCATCGGCCGCTCCCCGGACGCCGACTCGGGCAACCGCCCGGCCGCCCTCGTCGTCGCGCTCGCCGCGGCTGCCGCCCTCGTCTGGGTGGTCGTCGACGCGTTCCGCACGACCTGGATCGATCTGGACGGACCGGCCCAGGGCTCCACCAAGGTGACCGGCGAGATCCTCTTCCGGCACTGGGTGCTGCCCTTCGAGGCGCTCTCCGTCCTCCTCCTCGCCGCGCTGGTCGGCGCGATCGTCCTGTCCCGCAAGAACGCCAAGGAGGCCCGGGACTGA
- a CDS encoding NuoI/complex I 23 kDa subunit family protein: protein MPIPGSGLAKGLAVTLRTMTKRAHTAQYPDKQPELPPRTRGVIGLFEENCTVCMLCARECPDWCIYIDSHKETVPAATPGGRERSRNVLDRFAIDFALCMYCGICIEVCPFDALFWSPEFEYAETDIHELTHERDKLREWMWTVPEPPALDPRAEEPKEIGAARKAVEKAAAAAAAAAQAQAQAEGDKQ, encoded by the coding sequence ATGCCCATCCCCGGCTCCGGCCTCGCCAAGGGCCTCGCCGTCACGCTCCGTACGATGACGAAGCGCGCGCACACCGCGCAGTACCCGGACAAGCAGCCCGAGCTCCCGCCCCGCACCCGCGGCGTCATCGGACTGTTCGAGGAGAACTGCACGGTCTGCATGCTCTGCGCCCGCGAGTGCCCCGACTGGTGCATCTACATCGACTCCCACAAGGAGACGGTGCCGGCCGCCACCCCCGGCGGCCGCGAGCGCAGCCGCAACGTCCTCGACCGCTTCGCCATCGACTTCGCCCTCTGCATGTACTGCGGTATCTGCATCGAGGTCTGCCCCTTCGACGCGCTGTTCTGGTCGCCCGAGTTCGAGTACGCGGAGACGGACATCCACGAGCTCACCCACGAGCGCGACAAGCTCCGCGAGTGGATGTGGACGGTCCCGGAACCGCCCGCGCTCGACCCGCGCGCCGAGGAGCCCAAGGAGATCGGCGCGGCCCGCAAGGCCGTCGAGAAGGCCGCGGCCGCCGCGGCCGCCGCCGCCCAGGCGCAGGCGCAGGCCGAGGGGGACAAGCAGTGA
- a CDS encoding complex I subunit 1/NuoH family protein → MNDVLDVALRLLVVFGVFLVLPLVVGQTEHKVMAHMQGRLGPMYAGGFHGWAQLVADGVKFAQKEDVVPANADRRIFQLAPAVALLPYLLVLVAIPIGPSEGAVGQLVDAGIFFVLAVMGVGVLGSLMAGWASANKFSLLGGLRTAAQLLAYELPMLLAAASVAMAAGTVSLPGILNAFEWWWLPWQIVGALVFFVAGLAELQRPPFDMPVADSEIIFGAYTEYTGLRFALFLLAEYAGIVVLCGLTTVLFLGGWHGPFGGDGLGWVWTLLKTAVLAFVVIWLRVSYPRLREDQLQKLAWTTLVPLALAQIALTGIVKVAIQ, encoded by the coding sequence GTGAACGACGTACTCGACGTCGCCCTCCGGCTGCTCGTCGTCTTCGGCGTGTTCCTCGTCCTGCCCCTCGTCGTCGGGCAGACCGAGCACAAGGTCATGGCCCACATGCAGGGCCGCCTCGGCCCCATGTACGCCGGTGGATTCCACGGCTGGGCCCAGCTCGTCGCCGACGGGGTCAAGTTCGCGCAGAAGGAGGACGTGGTCCCGGCCAACGCCGACCGCCGTATCTTCCAGCTCGCCCCCGCCGTCGCCCTCCTCCCGTACCTCCTCGTCCTCGTCGCCATCCCCATCGGCCCGAGCGAAGGAGCCGTCGGCCAGCTCGTCGACGCCGGCATCTTCTTCGTGCTTGCCGTCATGGGCGTCGGCGTCCTCGGCAGCCTCATGGCCGGCTGGGCATCGGCCAACAAGTTCTCCCTGCTCGGCGGCCTGCGCACCGCCGCCCAGCTCCTCGCCTACGAGCTCCCCATGCTCCTGGCCGCCGCCTCCGTCGCGATGGCCGCCGGCACCGTCTCCCTCCCCGGCATCCTGAACGCCTTCGAGTGGTGGTGGCTGCCCTGGCAGATCGTCGGCGCGCTCGTCTTCTTCGTCGCCGGTCTCGCCGAGCTCCAGCGCCCGCCGTTCGACATGCCGGTCGCCGACTCCGAGATCATCTTCGGCGCGTACACCGAGTACACCGGGCTTCGCTTCGCGCTCTTCCTGCTCGCCGAGTACGCCGGCATCGTCGTCCTCTGCGGTCTCACCACCGTCCTCTTCCTCGGCGGCTGGCACGGCCCCTTCGGCGGCGACGGACTCGGCTGGGTCTGGACCCTGCTCAAGACCGCCGTCCTCGCCTTCGTCGTCATCTGGCTGCGGGTGTCCTACCCCCGGCTCCGTGAGGACCAGCTCCAGAAGCTCGCCTGGACGACCCTCGTCCCGCTCGCCCTCGCGCAGATCGCGCTCACCGGCATCGTGAAGGTGGCGATCCAGTAA
- a CDS encoding NADH-quinone oxidoreductase subunit C, which yields MNAYDTLPESVTEVFGEEATAERAYDLLTVDVPVGSWIPALETARDKLGCTYFDWLSAVDEPGVGFRVCAHVVALEAGVVRRLLVRTTVPHAAPSLPTAVEIYAGAAWHERETHEMFGVEFTGHPHLVPLLLPENFEGHPLRKDFVLAARVVKAWPGAKEPGESEHGGPKRRQMLPPGVPDPNDWGPLKGQLPPAPTRPARATAGERPPRRARTTAEGSATQTPETPTAPRRARTTADGSTSQTPAPEPTTDTATPTPPTGPRRSRSVSEGSSTQRAEEPITPEAEAGAPEGPAGAPRRSRSAADGSVSQTTPGVPAEPDTPAAPPAGTRRSRRAADGSVSQTTPGAPAEPEQPEPPASEASVPEGPARAPRRSRSVADGSASQAPAAPAPPARTRSADAPWHHARPAFDEEAAEAEPAPEAEAEADGTDARTRTDNPPTPTDPAGGESA from the coding sequence ATGAACGCGTACGACACCCTTCCCGAATCCGTCACCGAGGTCTTCGGCGAGGAGGCGACGGCGGAGCGGGCGTACGACCTGCTGACGGTCGACGTGCCGGTGGGCTCGTGGATCCCGGCGCTGGAGACGGCGCGCGACAAGCTGGGCTGCACGTACTTCGACTGGCTGAGCGCGGTCGACGAGCCGGGCGTGGGCTTCCGGGTGTGCGCGCATGTGGTGGCGCTGGAGGCGGGCGTCGTGCGCCGCCTGCTGGTCCGCACGACGGTCCCGCACGCCGCTCCCTCCCTCCCCACGGCGGTGGAGATCTACGCGGGCGCGGCGTGGCACGAGCGCGAGACGCACGAGATGTTCGGCGTCGAGTTCACCGGCCACCCCCACCTCGTCCCGCTCCTGCTGCCCGAGAACTTCGAGGGCCACCCGCTCCGCAAGGACTTCGTGCTCGCGGCGCGCGTCGTGAAGGCGTGGCCGGGCGCGAAGGAGCCGGGCGAATCGGAGCACGGCGGCCCCAAGCGCCGCCAGATGCTCCCCCCGGGCGTCCCCGACCCCAACGACTGGGGCCCCCTCAAGGGCCAACTCCCCCCTGCCCCGACCCGCCCGGCCCGCGCGACCGCGGGCGAACGCCCACCGCGCCGCGCCCGCACGACGGCGGAGGGCTCGGCGACCCAGACCCCCGAGACACCCACCGCACCGCGCCGCGCCCGCACGACGGCGGACGGCTCCACGAGCCAGACCCCCGCGCCGGAGCCGACGACCGACACCGCCACGCCCACCCCACCCACCGGGCCGCGCCGCTCGCGCAGCGTGAGCGAGGGCTCGTCGACCCAGCGCGCCGAGGAGCCGATCACCCCGGAGGCCGAGGCCGGCGCGCCGGAAGGCCCCGCCGGGGCCCCGCGGCGCAGCCGAAGTGCCGCCGACGGTTCCGTGAGCCAGACGACTCCGGGCGTACCCGCCGAGCCCGACACCCCGGCCGCTCCGCCTGCCGGGACGCGGCGCAGCCGAAGGGCCGCCGACGGTTCCGTGAGCCAGACGACTCCGGGCGCACCCGCCGAGCCCGAGCAGCCGGAGCCCCCGGCGAGCGAGGCCAGCGTGCCGGAAGGCCCCGCCCGGGCCCCGCGGCGCAGCCGCAGCGTGGCTGACGGCTCCGCGAGCCAGGCGCCCGCCGCCCCCGCCCCGCCGGCGCGGACCCGGAGCGCCGACGCCCCCTGGCACCACGCCCGTCCGGCCTTCGACGAGGAGGCCGCCGAGGCCGAGCCGGCCCCCGAGGCCGAGGCCGAGGCCGACGGCACCGACGCCCGCACCCGTACCGACAACCCGCCCACCCCCACCGACCCCGCCGGAGGCGAATCCGCGTGA
- a CDS encoding NADH-quinone oxidoreductase subunit B, giving the protein MDVTPTPTPTPLPAPTLGPLARLAPEPMKVVLNWGRRYSLWVFNFGLACCAIEFIAASMARHDFIRLGVIPFAPGPRQADLMIVSGTVTDKMAPAVKRLYEQMPEPKYVISFGACSNCGGPYWDSYSVTKGVDQIIPVDVYVPGCPPRPEALLQGILKLQEKIARESLTSRYSGPSVGQLTSGLVTPPAPAPGGAA; this is encoded by the coding sequence GGCCCGCCTGGCCCCCGAGCCGATGAAGGTGGTCCTGAACTGGGGCCGCCGCTACAGCCTCTGGGTCTTCAACTTCGGGCTCGCGTGCTGCGCGATCGAGTTCATCGCCGCGTCGATGGCCCGCCACGACTTCATCCGTCTCGGCGTGATCCCCTTCGCGCCCGGGCCGCGCCAGGCCGACCTCATGATCGTCTCCGGCACGGTGACGGACAAGATGGCACCGGCGGTGAAGCGGCTGTACGAGCAGATGCCCGAGCCCAAGTACGTCATCTCCTTCGGCGCCTGCTCCAACTGCGGCGGGCCCTACTGGGACTCGTACTCGGTGACGAAGGGCGTCGACCAGATCATCCCCGTCGACGTGTACGTGCCGGGCTGCCCGCCGCGGCCCGAGGCGCTGCTGCAGGGGATCCTGAAGCTGCAGGAGAAGATCGCGCGCGAGTCCTTGACCTCGCGGTACTCGGGCCCCTCGGTCGGCCAGCTGACGAGCGGTCTGGTCACCCCGCCGGCGCCGGCGCCGGGAGGCGCGGCATGA